The Actinomycetota bacterium genome segment CCTCATCGACCGCGGGGTGATTCAGGTCGTTGCGGTCACCGACCCGTTCACCCTGGGCTTCACCATCCAGGCGATGATCGGGATCCGGGCCGAAGGCAGCGTGAAGACGGTGGGCGACGCCTTGAGCGACATTGCCGAGGTCGAGTACGTGGTGATCACGGCCGGCCGCTACGACATCCTGGCGGAGGTCATCTGCACCGACACCCACGCCCTTTTCGACCTGGTCAACGATCGGATCAGAAGCCTGCCCGGCGTGGCGTCGACCGAGATCTTCACCTACCTCGGGGTCGTGAAGCGGAGTTACTCCTGGGACCCGGGAACCCCCTAAACATCGGCGGTTTTCGCCCTTCGGGGGCCGGGTAGATACCTATTGAAGCTATCCGGAAGGAGGAAAACATGGAGTCTGAGACCCCTGAACTGCTCCCCGGAGAACAAAAGAAGGTGCCGGACCCGGAGGCACTTCCCCAGACGGTGACTACGGCCGCCGCCTTCCAAGGAAAGCCGCCGGTGGCCAAAGAACCGGCTGAAGCCGGTAACCGGAGCGGGCCGGACTAGCTCGCACCACTTCTACTTCCCAGGGCCCCGGTTCATCCGGGGCCCTTTTTTTCTGAAACAAAACCCGCCCAAGACCTATTTAGGACAGGAACTGTCCGCATGATTTCGTAGCCTTTGGTTGTTCAATCGACCAAGGGAGACTGCGATGCTGGAGCGAGAGGGATTTATCCACGGCGTGCCCTGCTGGATCGACAGCGGCCGCCGCGACGGCGACAAGGCGGTCGAGTTTTACGGGAAGCTTTTCGGCTGGGAGTTCACCAACGTCGCCCCTCCCGGGACGGGCAGCTACTTCCTGGCGAAGAAGGGCGGCAAGCTGGTCGGGGCGATAGGGGCCAGCGAGTACAACAACGAGAACCCGGTCTGGAACACCTACATCCAGGTGGACGACGTCGACATCACGGCCAAGGCCGTAGCGGAGGCCGGCGGCAAGGTGACGATGGAGCCCATGGACGTCGGTGAGGCCGGCCGGATGGCCTTCTTCACCGACCCGACGGGGGCCGAGTTCGCCGTGTGGCACGGCGGAACCCTCAAGGGCGCCGAGCTGGTAAATGCGCCCGGGTCGTGGAACTCGAGCGACCTGCACACCAGCGACACCGGCGCCGCCTCGGCCTTCTACCACTCGGTCTTCGGCTGGGAGACCGACCTCCTGGAGTTCGGGGGCTTCAAGTCCTGGCTGTTCCGGCTTCCCGGCTACGGCGACTTCCTGGAGCAGTTCGACCCTGAGATCCGCACCCGGCAAGCCGCCGACCAGGCGCCTCCCGGGTTCGAGGACGCAGTCGGGTGGATGGCGGAGCTTAGCGAGGGCTCTCCACGGTTTGTCGTCACATTCGCCGTGGCCGACACCGACGCCACCGTCGCGTTGTGCGAGCAGCTGGGCGGCTCGGTGGTCCAGCCGGCCTACACCATGGGACCAGTCCGGGAAGCCGTGCTTGCCGACCCCGAGGGCGCCGAATTCCGCATCGGCCACTACGACCCGAACCGTGAGTCCTAGCTTTCTGATCACCCGACAAGGCCCGGCTCAAGCCGGGCCTTGTCCGTTCGGGACTCGCTAAAGTAGGGCGATGAACGACGACCCCCAGGCACGTGCCCGCTTCGATGCCATCGACGACTTCTACGGCAGCGAGGTGAAAAAGGGCACCGATCCCATGCAGGACGCCCTAAGAACCTGGGACCACAACGAGTACCAACCGCTGCAGAACCGTGACCCCGAGCTCTACGGCCTGATCTGCAACCAGCTCGACTTCCCCATCGACATCCTGATCGGCGAGGGCTCAGTGAAGCTGGGCCGGAACGACCGCCACATCGTCCTGACATGGAACGGCGACGACGAGGACCTGCTGGACCTGGTGCTCGAAGGGGCGAAGCTGATCTAGTTACGGTAAGCCGGATGGACCCCATTCGTTGGTCCATTCGGCCCCCTAATCGCGTGAATGCCTGCGCGAACACAAAGAGCTGCCGATGAAGTGGTGTGAATTCACCGCCCCTGGCGTCCGATCCGGTTCTGGTCAACCGGTTCCGGCGCTTCTCGCACGCCGCAGCGGCGATTGCCGCTGCCGTCGGAGCCCTGGTCCTGCTTGGTTGGATCTTCGACCTGCCGGTCATCAAGAGCGTGCTTCCCGGCCAGGCCACCATGAAGCCGAACACCGCGCTGGCCTTCCTTCTAATGGGCCTGAGTCTTGGGGCCCTCTCCGCATCCGATCCCTCCAAACTGCGAGCCCGAACAGGTGAGATAGCGGCGGGGCTGACCGGCTCCATCGGGCTGGCCACCCTCCTTCAGTACTCCCTTGGGTGGGACCTGGCAATCGACCGTCTTCTGTTCAACGCGACCGGGCCGCACCGAATGTCCCCTTCAACCGCCGGCTCCCTGCTGGCGATGGGGTTCGCGCTGCTTCTGGTGGCCCGGGAGAGAGACCGCGCGGCCAGGTTTTTTGCGACCCTGGTGAGTATCACCAGCCTCGTGGCGGTGCTCGGCTACCTCTACCGGGTTCCCGCCATGCACCGGCTGCCGGGCTACGGGAGCATGGCACTGCACACCGCACTCACGCTGCTCGTTACCGCGCTAGGCCTGATGGTGCTGCGTCCGGAGCGGCTGGCGATCTCGGCCCGAAACTCCGGTGGCGTCCTCCTGAGGAGGTTGTTCCCGGCGATGGTCGTTGCCCTGGTGATCCTGGGATGGGTCCAGGTCGAGGCCCAGCGCGCCCAGTTGACCGACTCGGCCTCCGGCATCTCGGTGATGGTTGTGATTCGTATGGTGGTGCTGAGCGGTTTCATCGCATGGGCCGCGAGCTCCCTTCGCAAGGTCGAGCGTGGCCGCGTGGCGGCAGAACACGCCCTCAGGGACCTCAACCTCGAACTCGAGGACCGGGTACGGGCACGGACCGAGGAGCTGGCGGCCAGCGAGAGGCGCGCGGCGGCAATCATCGCCACCTCGGCCGACGGCTTCGTGTCGTTCGACTCCACCGGCAGGATCATCGACTGGAACCGCCGGGCCGAACTCATCTTCGGCTGGGAGAGGCACGAGATTTTGGGGCAGCGCCTGACCGATACCCTCATCCCGCTCCGGTCCCGAGATGCGTTCGAGGCGGGCATGAGCCGCTTTCTGGTCACCGGGGAGAGTCCGATCATCGCCGGAGGGATGGAGACGACGGCGACCCACCGGGACTACCGCGAGTTTCCGATCGAGCTGACGGTCTGGGCAACCTCCGACGGCGACAGTCTCAGCTTCAACGCCTTCGTCAAGGACATCACCGAACGCAAGCATGCGGAACACCGGCTTCGCGAGAGCGAGGAGCGCTTTAGGTTGCTGGCAGAAACCGCTCCCGTAGGTATCTACCGGTGGGACACGCTCGGGAGATGCACCTACGTGAACCGCGCCTGGACCACCATCACCGGGCTTTCTCCACAGCAGGCCGGCAGCGACGGCTGGGCGAGCATCCTCCACCCCGAGGACATCGTTCAGGTGCTGTCGGCTCGCCGGGAGGCCACGGACAACTCTGTCGACCCGCAGCTTCGCTACCGAATTCGCACACCGGGAGGAGTCGAGAAGTGGGTCGACTCACGAGCGGTTGCCATCAAGGGGAGCGACCATTCGACACTCGGCTACATCGGGACGATGATCGACGTCACTGCTCAGGTCGAGGCTGAGATTGCTATTGCCTCCGCCCGGGACGAGGCCCTCAGCGCCTCCGAGAGCAAGTCGCAGTTTCTGGCGATGATGAGCCACGAGATCAGGACACCCATGAACGGCGTCATCGGACTTACCGGACTCCTTCTGGATACCCCCCTCAACGCTACCCAGCGAAGCTACGCCGAAGGCGTTCAGGTCTCCGGTGAAGCACTGCTCGGCATCATCAACGACATCCTGGACTTCTCGAAGATTGAGGCCGGCAAGCTGGAGCTCGAGGACGAGGCGTTCGACCCGGCCAACACGGTTTCCCGGGTGGCCGGCCTGGTTGACCAGCAGGCCCGCGCCCGGGGGCTGCAAATGGTGGTCGAGTGCGATCCCGACCTTCCCTTCAGCGTACGGGGCGATGAAGGACGGCTGCGGCAGATACTCCTCAACTTCGCGACCAATGCGATCAAGTTCACCAGCATTGGCAGGGTGACCATCCGGGCTTCCCTCGATGGCCTGCAGCCGGACGAGGGAGCCGCCGTCCGATTCGAGGTTGTCGACACCGGAACCGGCATCGCCGACGACGTTGCCGGCCGGCTGTTCCAGCCTTTTGTCCAGGCCGACGCCTCCACCACGCGCCGTTACGGAGGCACCGGACTGGGGCTGGCCATCTGCCGCCAGCTCGCCACGGCGATGGGAGGCGAGGTGGGGCTGGAAAGCCGGTTGGGCCAAGGCAGTAACTTCTGGCTGCGGCTGACGTTTGCCGGCGCCGAGCCGCTTGGTCAAACGAGCGAAGGTTCGGTCCGGGAACTTCCCCGGCAGCGTTCACTCGGACGGCCGGGGAAGATCCTGGTCGTTGAGGACCACCCGATCAACCAGCAGGTGACACAGGCCTATCTGGCGCACCTCGGGTACGACTCGCAGATCGTTCAAAACGGCCTCGAAGCGCTCGCGGCGCTGGAGGAAGAGTCGTTCGACGCCGTGCTCATGGACTGCCACATGCCGGATATGGACGGTTACCAGGCGACCGAGGAGGTCAGGCGCCGGGAGGGTGATTCAGTGCACACCCCGATCATCGCCATGACGGCGAGCGCGCTGGAGCAGGATCGGGGGAAGTGTATCGCCGCCGGCATGGACGACTACCTGGCCAAGCCCATCGCCGACGGCGAGTTGAAGAGGGTCCTGGCGAGATGGATCCCTGCGGCCTGACGGGGCTACAACCCAGCCGCGGTAAACCGTACCCGTCCCACCCAGCACTATCTGGACGTTAACGATGTATGGGACAAGCGGGACAATCGGCACGGCGGGAGTACGAGCGACGGCGCCATGCCGACCTCCAAAGGCGCCGGCAGCACTACAAGTGGAAACTTGCGTGCGTTGTTACCGCGCCCCTACTCGTCTACGCCGTGGCTCGGGCCGCTTTTCTCGAGCCGTTCGATCGCAACGCCAGCTTTTTGGCCGGCTTGCTGGCCGTTGTCGTCGCCACGAAGCTCGCCTCGAATCTTTGGGGTAGAAAAGCCACAACGGATGCCTGGCGGAAGGGCGCTGACGGCGAGGAGCTGACGGCTCGGACACTCGCAAGGCTGCCGGTTCCATATGTTTCGCTGCACGATCTGCGCATTCCCGGCTCCCGGGCCAACATCGACCATCTAGTGATCGGGCCGTCCGGAGTGTTCACGGTGGAGACCAAGCACTACGCCGGCGACGTCGAGGTGAAGTGCGGGAGAGCGCAGCGGGGTGGGCGGTCGATGTCTTCGGTGGTGGAACAGGCGGCCGGGCAGGCGAAAGTGGCTTCCGGGATTCTCGGCTGTGTAGTACGCCCGATAGTTTGCATCCAGGGCGGCCGGGTGACCGGCCCGCTGTTCTCCCGGCCTGTTGTCGGCAAGGTCCGCTTCTGTTCCGACCGTCACCTCAACAACGTCATCACCTCTGCTAGTGGAGCCCTCTCAA includes the following:
- a CDS encoding Lrp/AsnC family transcriptional regulator, translated to MTADSIELDDIDRAIIRQLQVDGRTPYSKLGPVVGLSQAAVRPRVQRLIDRGVIQVVAVTDPFTLGFTIQAMIGIRAEGSVKTVGDALSDIAEVEYVVITAGRYDILAEVICTDTHALFDLVNDRIRSLPGVASTEIFTYLGVVKRSYSWDPGTP
- a CDS encoding VOC family protein is translated as MLEREGFIHGVPCWIDSGRRDGDKAVEFYGKLFGWEFTNVAPPGTGSYFLAKKGGKLVGAIGASEYNNENPVWNTYIQVDDVDITAKAVAEAGGKVTMEPMDVGEAGRMAFFTDPTGAEFAVWHGGTLKGAELVNAPGSWNSSDLHTSDTGAASAFYHSVFGWETDLLEFGGFKSWLFRLPGYGDFLEQFDPEIRTRQAADQAPPGFEDAVGWMAELSEGSPRFVVTFAVADTDATVALCEQLGGSVVQPAYTMGPVREAVLADPEGAEFRIGHYDPNRES
- a CDS encoding PAS domain S-box protein, which produces MNSPPLASDPVLVNRFRRFSHAAAAIAAAVGALVLLGWIFDLPVIKSVLPGQATMKPNTALAFLLMGLSLGALSASDPSKLRARTGEIAAGLTGSIGLATLLQYSLGWDLAIDRLLFNATGPHRMSPSTAGSLLAMGFALLLVARERDRAARFFATLVSITSLVAVLGYLYRVPAMHRLPGYGSMALHTALTLLVTALGLMVLRPERLAISARNSGGVLLRRLFPAMVVALVILGWVQVEAQRAQLTDSASGISVMVVIRMVVLSGFIAWAASSLRKVERGRVAAEHALRDLNLELEDRVRARTEELAASERRAAAIIATSADGFVSFDSTGRIIDWNRRAELIFGWERHEILGQRLTDTLIPLRSRDAFEAGMSRFLVTGESPIIAGGMETTATHRDYREFPIELTVWATSDGDSLSFNAFVKDITERKHAEHRLRESEERFRLLAETAPVGIYRWDTLGRCTYVNRAWTTITGLSPQQAGSDGWASILHPEDIVQVLSARREATDNSVDPQLRYRIRTPGGVEKWVDSRAVAIKGSDHSTLGYIGTMIDVTAQVEAEIAIASARDEALSASESKSQFLAMMSHEIRTPMNGVIGLTGLLLDTPLNATQRSYAEGVQVSGEALLGIINDILDFSKIEAGKLELEDEAFDPANTVSRVAGLVDQQARARGLQMVVECDPDLPFSVRGDEGRLRQILLNFATNAIKFTSIGRVTIRASLDGLQPDEGAAVRFEVVDTGTGIADDVAGRLFQPFVQADASTTRRYGGTGLGLAICRQLATAMGGEVGLESRLGQGSNFWLRLTFAGAEPLGQTSEGSVRELPRQRSLGRPGKILVVEDHPINQQVTQAYLAHLGYDSQIVQNGLEALAALEEESFDAVLMDCHMPDMDGYQATEEVRRREGDSVHTPIIAMTASALEQDRGKCIAAGMDDYLAKPIADGELKRVLARWIPAA
- a CDS encoding nuclease-related domain-containing protein; its protein translation is MARAAFLEPFDRNASFLAGLLAVVVATKLASNLWGRKATTDAWRKGADGEELTARTLARLPVPYVSLHDLRIPGSRANIDHLVIGPSGVFTVETKHYAGDVEVKCGRAQRGGRSMSSVVEQAAGQAKVASGILGCVVRPIVCIQGGRVTGPLFSRPVVGKVRFCSDRHLNNVITSASGALSNEAVMGIVDLANRGFGVDDLT